The following is a genomic window from Trachemys scripta elegans isolate TJP31775 chromosome 7, CAS_Tse_1.0, whole genome shotgun sequence.
aaagctttaggAAGTTGTCCCCTACAGTTTAGAGGTagcaaggatgttttagtactagCAGTGTGAACTCCAGCATGCGTTACAGATGTCACTCAAAGTGAAGTCTCTCATAATCACGTAGGTTTTTGCCCTACATGCTGTAGACAGGTGTGTAATGAGGCAgccatcctgttccctagtgcgTTTAGGTGAGCTGTAGCAGATGCTGACTGACAATCATTGCATGCTTTATCTGTTAGGCTGTTGATCCGTAAGCAGTCGAGCTCACTTTCTTCTGTGTTATCAAACAGGTACAGCCATTGTCATAGTCCCAgttctctgccccctccacccccattccctaaATCAGTTATAGTCATTGATGGCACAACTGGAAAGTTGCACTCACCCCAGTAGTTTTCATAAGAGCCAGTAGATTTGTCTGAGCAGTCGACAACTCTGAAACGTTCTTGGAAACATCTCAAAGTTGAGACATGAACTGAACCtaacccacctcctccccaggaaGCTATGGCTGAAACAAAGAGGGGTTTTCTGCTGGGCAAAGGCTCACCTGGCTCCACAAGGGAGCTCTCTAATCTGAGAGGCATGGCCATGCGTTACACCTCCAGGAGCTGGACTGGCTGGGGGTAAGTCGTGCAAGCCAAGCATCACAACAACCCAGATGTGCCTGTGTGCCCAACCCAGACCCTCAGCTCTGCTCTTGGCTGGGGAACTGTAGCAGGAGCCTGTTCCATGTGTCTCAGGGTAGCActgcacagcccctgcagctggGCGCAAGGTCACGCTCTTGCTGGGTGCTGTGTGCGATGTGCCCTAAGAGCTCAACCTTAGAAAGCTAATAAAGGGTGAATAATATCCCCTTTGTACAGAGCCTGCCACAagcctgcttccctccccccccccccccccccccgcaattaACAGGCCTCGATGGTCAGAAGCCAACCTCAGTCCCTGAAACTGCTGGGATGGGGCCTCCTAAAGGTATACATGGAGATGACTGTCTTAATGCAAGGAATACAGCTGGCAGTCATTTTTAGCTGtcttgctccctccccccagcgaGATGAACTTTGCTTCAGAGCAGCTCAAGGACAAAGGCCCAGCTTTGGTGTCAGCATAAAGGTTCCAGAGCATTTCCCTGCTGCTCAGACGGATCTGAGGTGCCAGGAGCAGTGCCACTGCCTGCATGGTGCCAATGGCTATTAGGAGCAGTCTCTGTCTAAAGCATGGTGTGGTGTATTATGTATGTTCAAGATGAACTGTCATGGATTGCTACAGTGGCACCTTAACAACCACAAGGTTCTTCTTTATTCATCTATTGACAAAGCAGTGACTGTTTGTTAGAGGGGCCCTCTCACCGGTGTGCAGTATTGGGGTAGAGCCTCCACCTGTTGGCAGGACTCAACCGTGGGAAAACTAACTCTTGCTAGAATCCATCAGGGGCAGCAGCCGCAAGGTGTTCGGCCCCCACCCCTGGACCGACAAATCAATGCAATCCTTATTGAAAGGACAACACGTGGCACTAACTCTGCAAGAGCCTTATTCCAACAACTTGAGGACAAGCTTCATCTCTCAGCTGGGCCTGTCTTAAGGCCTTGATGCATTTCCCTGAGCAAAGGAGTCTTTGCTCTTCTCTAACATGCCAGGCTAAATTAAGACAATAGCCGGCCCTGTAATAACTCTCGGGATAGCCTAGCCCCGGACTGTACCACCTCTGCTGAGTTGTAAATTGACCCATGCTGAGGCTGTCTTCTTTAATAAATGAAGTCCACCTTGAAACACTGATTCCAATCAGTGTTTTCCACTGGGGCAATTCAAATCGAGGCAGTGTACTGACATGACCACCTCCATAGCAGTTTCTCCACAGAAGGAACCTGTTCTGGCTCAGTCAACGGAGGCTCTATCTCTGCCTCTACCTGACTTTCCAGATGCAGGCACAACTTGGTACCCTGGACCCCTAGCAGGAGCTGACCCATCTTGCcaaacacacaccaccaccacacaggGGGCTTCCTGCATTGGAGGACACAGAACTTCTTCAGAATTctgcctctggggcagggcagcaaacaCCACAGAGGGCCAGGGCTCGAGGAggacaaaaagaaacaaatactgAATCGCTACCCATCCAGCAAGCTCCCTTCATCCTGggcactcacccacccacccaggagGATGAAGACAACAATAGCACAGGCAGGTGTTTCCTCACTTCCAAGCACACCACTTTGCAACCTCAAAACAGTTCTTTCAGGTGTTCTTTTCAGATGCAACACCACCTTACTTCTCAGCCTCTGGGGCTCACGGCCACAAGATACCAGACGAGAGGAAAAACCATCCAGGCTGTGTTCACAGAGGAGGGGGGTGAACAGCAGCCACAGCTACGTTCAGGGGTGCACCCTGCCGAGGTCCCACAGCAGCCTTCTCGGGTACCTTCCCTGCTCATGATGGACACTACATGGGACCACAGGCAGGGTCGGGGGAAGGGGGGTACTGGCCTGGACAGGCCCAATGGTGTTCTCTAATCCAAGGTGGGTGGGTATAGACAGGCCAGTGGACAACAGCTAACTGCCCCCTTGCAACCTAAACAAATCCACCAGACAAGCAGGCTCCATTCACCAGCATCCCCTTTAATAAAACACAGCAGGGCGAGTGtaacaacagaaaacaaagagagagagcagcgCGCGAGATTACCATTTACAACCACAGAGACTGCcggtagggggagggaggggccacgGGACgcctgggggagggagcagaggcagctggacgGCACCTATTTATACAGGATGTCGTAGTGTCCCGGTCTGTACAGTAGATACACCTTGGGCTCCGAGCCCTCTGGGAAGACATGGGGGTTAGTGCCTCCACCCTCGCCCCGGTCCATGTACTCCACCAGGATAGACACGTTCAGGGCCTGAGCCAGGGCGATGATGTGGATGTGGTCGCTCTCTTTGCACATGGGTTCCACCTCCTGGAAGGGATCGAGTGGGAGACAGAGGGTTAAGGAGCCCGCCCCGCCCTACCTGGGGACTTGCCTACAGATGCTACCAACATCCTGCCTCAGGTGGGGCTCAACagacctcccctcctcctcctatgGCTCCGAGGCAGATCACAAGTTTGTTTTGTCACCAAGCTCTCCCCACCTCCAGCTACCTATCGAGATGCCAGTTGGCCAGGGCTCCGCACCCCCTTCCGCCACACAGGGGATTCCCGCCAGGGGAATTACCTAGGGATCCAACTGAGATCACAAGTCAGCTTCGTCTCAGTGACCTCTCTCAATGCACAGGGGACACCCTTCCGTTCCCTCCAGGGAACAAGCTGTGAATCCTACTCAGATCACACATGTATTGGATCTCAACCCCTCTcccaagggcagggcaggctggtcctgccctgtcccttcccctgccccaggaaCCAACTGTGGATGCTACTGAGTTCATGAGTCAGCTGGGCTTTAGCACCTCCCGCCAATCCTCCTCAGATCACAAGTTGGCCGGGCCTCGGCCTCACTACCCAGAGATCGCCTCGACACAGGGAGGCGTTGGGCTGTAGCTCCCACTCCAAGACAGTTTGGGAGGGACAGGGGCACTCCAGTGCAAAATCATGCCATGGATCCTCCACCCTCAAATTCCTCGTGCTCGGTGTGGTGTCGGCACCGGATTTAGAGACAGCGGGGAGGGCAAACCCTAGGGTTGGAACCTGCTGCCCCCAACGGGCCCACGAGCtgcccctacctgctggcagaaCTCCTTGATGCTGCGGCCTCCCTCGATGAAGTGCTCGAAGAACTTGCTCTCGCGCTGTAGGTAGCCGGAGGTCAGCAGCCTCAGGTACACCACCAGATAGTCGGAGGTGCTCTGGTCGTTGAAGGAGGCCAGGAGCTCGGAGACCGTGATCTGCTTTTCCACTTGTTCTATCAGGTCCATGAACTGGAGGGGCACGGGAGGGAGGGTGTCAGAGGCAGACCCCTTGCTCCACCACCCAACCCACTGCCATGAGCTCTCCAAGAGTCAGAATAAACAGGCTGGACTCTGGTCAGTTACAGTGGCACACATACGCAGTTGAGCTGGTGTCCTCAGCTTAGGGAAACTGAGGGCCcaatgggggggggtgggggggttacatTAAGCCGCACGGGTAGCCTGCAGGAAATCCAAGAATCAAACTCAGGTCTCATGAGTCTCAATCTGCTCTgaccatcccatcccatctaatGGCATCTGCCCCCAACCCACAGGGGAGGGGGGATATCACTCACCGTGTTATGGAAATCCTCGATTGTGAACTCTGTGAAGCCCTGGGACACCAGGTCCTCCTTGCTTTTGGCAGAGATATCCTTGAACCTGCATGAGATGAGATGGGGTCAGTATgggcattctttaaaaa
Proteins encoded in this region:
- the OTUB1 gene encoding ubiquitin thioesterase OTUB1 isoform X2, which encodes MAQQDRIQQEIAVQNPLVSDRLELSVLYKEYAEDDHIYQQKIKDLLKKYSYIRKTRPDGNCFYRAFGFSHLEALLEDSKELQRFKDISAKSKEDLVSQGFTEFTIEDFHNTFMDLIEQVEKQITVSELLASFNDQSTSDYLVVYLRLLTSGYLQRESKFFEHFIEGGRSIKEFCQQEVEPMCKESDHIHIIALAQALNVSILVEYMDRGEGGGTNPHVFPEGSEPKVYLLYRPGHYDILYK
- the OTUB1 gene encoding ubiquitin thioesterase OTUB1 isoform X1; amino-acid sequence: MAAEEPLQKPEPLGGDTDGVNCLAYDEAIMAQQDRIQQEIAVQNPLVSDRLELSVLYKEYAEDDHIYQQKIKDLLKKYSYIRKTRPDGNCFYRAFGFSHLEALLEDSKELQRFKDISAKSKEDLVSQGFTEFTIEDFHNTFMDLIEQVEKQITVSELLASFNDQSTSDYLVVYLRLLTSGYLQRESKFFEHFIEGGRSIKEFCQQEVEPMCKESDHIHIIALAQALNVSILVEYMDRGEGGGTNPHVFPEGSEPKVYLLYRPGHYDILYK